One Kiritimatiellia bacterium genomic window carries:
- the purU gene encoding formyltetrahydrofolate deformylase: MNPNTAILLISCPDQRGIVAALSGFIAAENGNILHLDQHVDVEQNVFFARVEWELEGFRIPRERLGEALARLAAPRRMDWQLFFSDRRPRVAIFVSTQSHCLYDLLARHEAGELDADIPLVIGNHSDLRPAAERFGIPFHLVPVNKDSRAALEEQELRLLEAERVDTVVLARYMQILSGEFVRRFPNRIINIHHSFLPAFPGAKPYHSAHARGVKIVGATAHYVTERLDEGPIIEQDVVRVSHRQTVADLVRQGQDLEKIVLARAVLWHLQKKVLVYNNKTVIF; the protein is encoded by the coding sequence ATGAATCCGAACACCGCCATTCTGCTGATTTCCTGCCCCGACCAGCGGGGCATCGTGGCCGCCCTGTCGGGATTCATCGCCGCCGAGAACGGCAATATACTGCATCTCGATCAGCATGTGGATGTCGAGCAGAACGTTTTTTTTGCCCGGGTGGAATGGGAACTGGAGGGGTTCCGGATCCCCCGCGAGCGGCTGGGCGAGGCCTTGGCGCGGCTCGCCGCGCCGCGGCGCATGGACTGGCAGCTGTTCTTTTCCGACCGGCGGCCGCGCGTGGCGATCTTCGTCTCGACCCAATCCCATTGCCTCTACGACCTGCTCGCGCGCCACGAGGCCGGCGAACTGGACGCGGACATTCCGCTGGTCATCGGCAACCATTCCGACCTGCGGCCGGCGGCCGAGCGCTTCGGCATCCCGTTCCACCTCGTGCCCGTGAACAAGGACAGCCGGGCGGCGCTGGAGGAGCAGGAACTGCGGCTCCTGGAGGCGGAGCGGGTGGACACTGTCGTGCTGGCCCGCTACATGCAGATCCTGTCCGGCGAATTCGTGCGGCGGTTCCCGAACCGGATCATCAACATTCATCACTCCTTCCTCCCGGCGTTCCCGGGTGCGAAGCCGTACCACTCGGCGCACGCGCGCGGCGTGAAGATCGTTGGCGCCACGGCCCACTACGTGACGGAGCGCCTCGACGAGGGGCCGATCATCGAGCAGGACGTCGTGCGCGTCTCGCACCGGCAGACGGTCGCGGATCTCGTGCGGCAGGGCCAGGATCTGGAGAAAATCGTGCTGGCCCGGGCGGTGTTGTGGCATCTCCAGAAAAAGGTCCTCGTCTACAACAACAAGACCGTTATCTTCTGA
- a CDS encoding glycosyltransferase family 39 protein, whose product MSSAQPSGRRFDPWLLLILAAAAFLLFYRLDHRPFWQDEAETACLARNVLRFGLPLAFDGVNLVSQEENREFGPDHVWRWSPWLQILIMAGSFRLGGETTLAGRLPFALCGWLTLWLLYRWVRRESGDAAWARLSAALLALSVPFLLFARQGRYTGPAMLLTMLIVPAFFQPSGGRLAAGVAALGALFHLNYIVFAALLGGLIPVVWLERKKWTALQLALSAAGLLLLIAPGFWWYRIGSRAGLMDWGGMPLRLLRNATALLQFVVPLPFVAFLLYRWRKEPLAGEALARRLLLLIGGGLAAASLAPREYFRYLVPLLPLGTVVSAWAVRTAWASHRIVAVSLGGLLAFTNWVHLVPMQWLGISFRPWHNDANMLTHPNFPPKLFLAELRRGYPDVNAALIAFLDREARPGDTVLATYGDLPLQFYTACRIVGGLQGPPPIPVEKPDWVIVRRRTFLTRDNDLPAARRQADALDLARDYDEIALPAPDEPFGNRPDPYHHHFIPPREPYKPAIVYRRKGP is encoded by the coding sequence ATGAGTTCCGCCCAACCCAGCGGCCGCCGGTTCGATCCCTGGCTGCTCCTGATCCTGGCCGCGGCGGCCTTCCTGCTGTTTTACCGCCTCGATCACCGCCCGTTCTGGCAGGACGAGGCGGAGACCGCGTGCCTCGCCCGCAACGTCCTGCGGTTCGGGCTGCCGCTCGCCTTCGACGGCGTGAACCTGGTCTCGCAAGAGGAGAACCGCGAGTTCGGCCCGGATCATGTCTGGCGCTGGTCGCCCTGGCTGCAGATCCTGATCATGGCCGGCTCATTCCGCCTCGGCGGCGAGACGACGCTGGCCGGGCGCCTGCCCTTCGCCCTGTGCGGCTGGCTCACGCTCTGGCTGCTCTACCGATGGGTACGCCGCGAATCCGGCGACGCGGCCTGGGCGAGGTTGAGCGCGGCGCTGCTGGCGCTCTCGGTCCCCTTCCTGCTTTTCGCCCGGCAGGGCCGGTACACGGGCCCGGCGATGCTGCTCACGATGCTTATCGTCCCGGCCTTCTTCCAGCCCTCCGGGGGCCGTCTCGCCGCCGGCGTGGCGGCGCTCGGGGCGCTGTTCCACCTGAACTACATCGTCTTCGCCGCCCTGCTCGGCGGGCTGATCCCCGTTGTCTGGCTTGAGCGGAAAAAATGGACCGCCCTTCAGTTGGCCCTCTCGGCTGCCGGATTGCTTCTGCTGATCGCGCCCGGGTTCTGGTGGTACCGCATCGGCTCGCGCGCGGGGTTGATGGACTGGGGCGGCATGCCCCTCCGCCTTCTTCGGAATGCGACCGCGCTGCTTCAATTCGTCGTGCCCCTGCCGTTCGTCGCCTTCCTGCTCTATCGATGGAGAAAAGAACCGCTCGCCGGCGAGGCGCTGGCGCGCCGGCTGCTGCTGCTCATCGGCGGCGGTCTCGCGGCGGCCAGCCTCGCGCCCCGCGAGTACTTCCGCTATCTCGTTCCCCTCCTCCCGCTCGGCACCGTCGTCAGCGCCTGGGCCGTGCGGACCGCGTGGGCTTCGCATCGGATCGTCGCGGTCTCGCTGGGCGGCCTGCTGGCCTTCACCAACTGGGTGCACCTTGTGCCGATGCAGTGGCTGGGGATATCCTTCCGCCCATGGCACAACGACGCGAACATGCTGACACATCCCAATTTTCCGCCGAAGCTGTTCCTCGCCGAACTGCGCCGGGGCTATCCGGACGTCAACGCCGCGCTGATCGCATTTCTGGACCGCGAGGCCCGGCCGGGCGACACGGTGCTGGCGACGTACGGCGACCTGCCCCTCCAGTTCTACACGGCCTGCCGCATAGTCGGCGGCCTGCAGGGCCCGCCGCCGATACCCGTCGAGAAGCCCGACTGGGTGATCGTGCGCCGGCGCACTTTCCTGACCCGCGACAACGACCTGCCCGCCGCCCGCCGGCAGGCCGACGCCCTGGACCTGGCGCGGGACTACGACGAGATCGCGTTGCCCGCGCCGGACGAGCCGTTCGGTAACCGGCCGGACCCTTATCACCACCATTTCATCCCGCCGCGTGAACCCTACAAGCCGGCGATCGTCTACCGGAGAAAGGGCCCATGA
- a CDS encoding zinc-binding dehydrogenase: MVTALVYERSVPRYLLARLLGRLWPRRFFPALAPLRLAAYEPKAPAGWIRLRARLCGICGSDLQLLRGDESFLMEPYASFPFVPGHEIAAEVVEAPAGAEWKPGDRVAVEPVLCCEVRGLPPCPACARGEYHLCDNFTRGNLPPGISLGYTAGPGGGMAEEFFAHPRQLVRLPDALDDKMAVLTDSLACALQAVLPRFPADDQSVIVYGAGILGQHIVRLLRALGSRARVFVIARHEFQKAAAIAGGATEALRAPSRRELAERLGGRFLPTTLGGGAVEGQADLFFDCVGTAASIQEGLLQLKPRGQLVLIASSAGLRSLDVSPIWFREIRITGSALCGLTEFRGETRRTYDRATELLAGRPGPWRELVTHVFPLRKYADAFRAAFDKRRFHSMKVALDSRA, from the coding sequence ATGGTCACCGCGCTGGTCTATGAGCGATCCGTGCCGCGCTACCTGCTGGCCCGCTTGCTGGGCCGGCTCTGGCCCCGCCGCTTTTTCCCTGCGCTGGCCCCTTTGCGGCTGGCCGCGTACGAGCCGAAAGCCCCGGCGGGCTGGATCCGGCTCCGTGCCCGGCTCTGCGGAATCTGCGGCTCTGATCTCCAGCTTCTCCGAGGAGACGAATCCTTCCTCATGGAGCCGTACGCGTCCTTCCCGTTCGTGCCCGGCCACGAAATCGCGGCCGAGGTCGTCGAGGCGCCCGCCGGCGCGGAGTGGAAACCCGGGGACCGGGTCGCCGTCGAACCCGTGCTCTGCTGCGAAGTGCGCGGCCTGCCGCCCTGCCCCGCCTGCGCCCGCGGGGAGTACCACCTCTGCGACAACTTCACGCGCGGCAACTTGCCGCCGGGAATCTCATTGGGCTACACGGCCGGGCCCGGCGGGGGGATGGCGGAAGAATTCTTCGCCCACCCGCGCCAGCTCGTGCGGCTGCCGGATGCGCTGGACGATAAAATGGCCGTACTGACCGATTCCCTCGCCTGCGCCCTGCAGGCGGTCCTGCCTCGCTTCCCCGCCGACGACCAATCCGTGATCGTCTACGGGGCGGGCATCCTGGGCCAGCATATCGTCCGCCTGCTGCGGGCCCTGGGCTCTCGGGCGCGCGTGTTCGTGATCGCGCGGCACGAGTTCCAGAAAGCCGCGGCGATCGCCGGCGGGGCGACCGAAGCGCTGCGGGCGCCCTCCCGCCGCGAACTGGCGGAACGGCTCGGCGGCCGATTCCTGCCCACGACGCTGGGCGGCGGCGCGGTCGAAGGGCAAGCGGACCTGTTTTTCGACTGCGTGGGCACCGCCGCCTCGATCCAGGAGGGCTTGCTGCAACTCAAACCGCGCGGGCAACTGGTACTCATCGCCTCCTCGGCCGGGCTGCGCTCGCTGGACGTGTCGCCGATCTGGTTCCGCGAGATTCGAATCACCGGTTCCGCCCTCTGCGGCCTCACCGAGTTTCGCGGCGAAACGCGGCGCACGTACGACCGCGCGACGGAACTTCTGGCAGGCCGGCCGGGCCCCTGGCGTGAACTGGTGACGCATGTGTTCCCCCTGCGAAAGTACGCGGACGCCTTCCGCGCGGCCTTCGACAAGCGACGATTCCACAGTATGAAGGTGGCGTTGGATTCCCGGGCATGA
- a CDS encoding polyprenyl synthetase family protein — protein sequence MAAHRARIDKELDRYLPPANTRPAVLHEAMRYSVFAGGKRLRPILCVAACEAVCGSAEPAWLPASALELLHTYTLIHDDLPAMDNDTLRRGKPTCHVQYGEANAILAGDALLTMAFEWMARSLPPPPYQPGHYVLELAEAAGSIGVIGGQVEDLAAEGQPATAALVEHIHQRKTGALIRASLRIGAAAGGAGEEEFMALTQYGEDLGLAYQITDDILDATATTEALGKTAGSDRQRKKCTWVAVHGLESAWNKAQTLAARAAEALKLLHRKAETLKALAHFLVNRDS from the coding sequence ATGGCCGCGCACCGCGCGCGGATCGACAAGGAGCTGGACCGGTACCTGCCGCCGGCCAACACGCGGCCCGCCGTGCTTCACGAGGCCATGCGGTACAGCGTATTCGCGGGCGGCAAACGGCTGCGGCCGATTCTCTGCGTGGCCGCCTGCGAGGCCGTATGCGGCTCCGCCGAGCCCGCGTGGCTCCCCGCGTCGGCCCTCGAGCTGCTCCACACCTACACGCTGATCCACGACGATCTGCCCGCGATGGACAACGACACGCTCCGGCGCGGCAAGCCGACCTGCCACGTGCAATACGGCGAGGCCAACGCCATTCTCGCCGGGGACGCGCTGCTGACGATGGCCTTCGAGTGGATGGCGCGCAGCCTGCCGCCGCCGCCTTACCAGCCGGGACACTACGTGCTCGAACTGGCGGAGGCCGCGGGCAGCATCGGCGTCATCGGCGGGCAGGTCGAGGACCTGGCCGCCGAGGGCCAGCCGGCGACCGCCGCCCTGGTCGAGCACATTCACCAGCGCAAGACCGGCGCGCTGATCCGGGCCTCGCTGCGGATCGGGGCGGCCGCGGGCGGAGCCGGCGAGGAAGAGTTCATGGCCCTGACCCAATACGGAGAAGACCTCGGGCTCGCCTACCAGATCACCGATGACATCCTGGACGCGACCGCCACCACGGAGGCGCTGGGCAAGACCGCCGGCAGCGACCGGCAGCGCAAGAAATGCACGTGGGTCGCGGTGCACGGGCTGGAGAGCGCATGGAACAAGGCCCAGACCCTGGCCGCGCGCGCCGCGGAGGCCCTCAAGCTGCTCCATCGCAAGGCCGAGACCCTCAAGGCGCTCGCCCACTTTCTGGTCAACCGGGATTCCTGA